In Phycisphaerae bacterium RAS2, the DNA window GCGTGGCGCATCAGGAAGGAAAGGGCGAACGATGACGTTGACGATTTTCGTGCGAGGCGTCGAAGGCGGCGCGAAACTGAAGGAATTGGCGGACAAGAAATTTGCGAGCGGCCTGCGGCGTTTCGACGCCGTGATCCGCAAGGCGACCGTGAAACTGGAAGACGAAACCGGCCCGCGCAAACAGACGGTGGACAAGGTCTGCACGGTGGAGTTGAAGCTCGTCCGCGGCGGCGAACTGCGCGTGCGCGAAGTCGGCGACGATTTCGCCGGTGTCATCAACACGGCCCTGGACCGTGTCAAGGCCGCCTTAAGCCGATCGGTCGGGCGAATGAAGCGGGGCGTGGGGCAGGGGTAGGCGGAACGAGTATGCCGGCCAACTAAGTCTAGGATTCATCGATGTGACCGACCGCGTCTGTAGCCCGGGTTCTCCCAGTGCAAATCCTGATCTGGACTGCCGCCAGCCTCGTCCTTCTCACAGTTGTACGAATTATTCTCCATCAGCGAATACGACTGTCGAACCGCATTGAATATCATCTTATTTCTCTAGACGATCCCAAATTTTCCGCGCCAATCGCCGCGTACTTCAGGAAAGTGGCGGATGCGCTGGCAAGCCATGACTTTCACATCGCAGCGACCCTCATAGCTCCGAAGCATCGTCGAGGAAGAACGCTATACGTACTCATCTTGGAGAATCGCACGGAATCGACCGTCGTCACTGTGTCCATATTTCCTTATCCGCTTTCCTACGATAGGTCACCGAGTGTCACTGCGGATTTCTGTACGCATCTACAAAACCAAGTTCGAATTGAAACGAACATCAGCCAAGGGAATTCCGGCTTGTACGCTACTCCTCCGTTCTTGAATACCGTCAACTTGCCGGGTGTGGCCGACCTAGAGCTGCTCTTTCAGGCGCACCGATTTCACCTTAGCAGCTTCAAGGAAGAGCCAAGAGCACAACTCCCCAAAAAGTCGGAGTGGCCGGAGTTCTTAAGTAAAGAGCTGAATTGCATTTTGGAGTGGTATTCCGAGGAGGGGTGGCTCAAGAAAGTATCGGATCATGAATACGCCCCCACTTCAAAACTTAGGTGGCGCTTATTCCGGAAAGATTTGATTTCTCGTGAAGTCTTGCAAGCAATTAAGCGTCGCCGCCGGACACGGCAATACCTCACGCAAGCGGGACTTGAAAGTCGTTACAAATATCAATCGATGGCAAGGCTCGTTCGAGATGCCGTCAGGCCTGCTGGACAAGTGTTTCAGCCAATGTTTCGTCTTACGAAGCCGAAGTTGCTGCAACTCACATGCGTTGCACTCCTGTTTGCCTACTTTGCATTCCAGATGGGCCATCCCAAAGGCACCTTTCTCTTCGGCGTCATTGGCTTAATCGCATTGGTAATCGTTTCGCTGGCCATGGCTTCCAGAGTCGTTGTGCTCACTGCGAAATCACACTATTGCCGCGCCTGTGGTCACGATCGCGGACCGAACAGCGTCTGGTGTCAGGCCTGCGGCGAGGGTTTATGCTTTCGATGCGGATACAACCTCTTCGGCAACCAATCAGGATGTTGCCCTGAGTGTGGCACGCAATATTGCACGCAATGTGGTCGCAGCCTGTACGGCCGTTCGGCTGACGAAGGATGTCCCGATTGCGGAAATGCACTAGTTGCCGCTGCCACTCCGACTGTTCTGGACCCGGCCGCACTTTCGGGTGATGATTCCGCAAACCAGTCATAACCTGCAACGTGAGAATTCCGGAGGGACGTTCATGTCAGAATACCAAGGCAAACCCGCCGATTCGTTCGGCTTTAAGCACATCAAGTACGAAAAGGCGCGGAATCGCGCCACGGTGACCTTCAACCGCCCTGCGGTGCACAACGCCGTCAACGGCGAAATGCTCACCGAACTGATCGCCGCGTTTCAGGATGCCTCGTGGGATGACGCCGTGCGCGTGCTCATCCTCACCGGCGCGGGCGACAAGGCATTCTGCACCGGGGCCGACGTGAAGGAGCAGGCCGAGGAGTTCGTCGGCGAGCCCGGCAAATACTGGAAGTGGATGGGCCTGTTCATCGAGGCGCACGAGAAGCTGCGCAACCTCGGCAAGCCGACGATCGCCCGGCTCAACGGCATGGTGGTCGGCGGCGGCAACGAGTTCAACATGTCGTGCGACCTGGCCATCGCGGCGGAGGACATCATCATTCGCCAGGTCGGCGCGGCCCGCGGCAGCGTCGCGGCGGCCGGTGCGACGCAGTTTCTCCCGCTCATCGTCGGCGACCGCCGGGCGCGGGAGATCCTCTTTCTTTGCGAGGAGATTCCCGCAAAAAAGGCGCTCGAGTGGGGCCTGGTAAACGAAGTAGTCCCGCGGGCGAAGCTCGATGCGGCCGTCGACGCGATGGCGACGAAGCTCATCGACAAGCTTCCGACGTGCATTCGTTACGCGAAGCAGCAGTTGAACTTCTGGCGCGATTTGTCGTGGCATCTTACGATCGGCCACGCACGGGATTGGCTTTCGATCCATAACATGGCGCCGGAAGTGGCCGAGGGGATGCGCGCGTTCGTGGAGAAGCGGCCGGTGGATTATGAAAAAGTGCGGCGAGAGATAAAATAACTGCGCGAAACGGATACGGGCCGCAAACGGCCCGGCTAAATGGCAGTGCATACCGCAATATCAAACTGATCGTTGCATGCCTCACGACGCACCACCGAAAGCCCGCCCATGCTCCCCGCACCGATTCCCGACTACGAACAGGAGCGCCTCGCTGATCTGCGCGCCCTGAAGATTCTCGACACGAAGCCCGAAGAACGCTTCGACCGCATCGTCACGCTTGCGGCCGACATCTTTCACGCACCGATCGCCTACATCGCGCTCATCGACTCCGATCGTCAGTGGTTCAAGGCCAAGTGCGGCCTCACCGCCAATCAAACGGACCGGTCAATCTCCTTCTGCGGCCATGCGATCCTGCATACCGAGCCGCTGGTCATTCCCGACACGACGCTGGACGAGCGCTTCCATGACAGCCCGCTGGTCACGCAGGAGCCGCACGTGCGCTTCTATGCCGGGCATCCGCTGGCCGGGCCGAGCGGGCAGAACGTCGGCACGCTCTGCATCGCGGACCGCAAGCCGCGCAACATCGACTCGCTCTCGCTGGAGACGTTCAGCCGACTGGCGGCGCTGGCCGAGCACGAGCTGAACATGCTCGATCTCATCACCGTGCAGCGCGATCTGATCGACACCCAGACGCGCCTGCTGCGCATGCAGGAGCGGATGCAGCAGGAGTTGCAGGACGCCGAGCGATACGTGCGAACGCTGCTGCCGCCTCCCATTCACGAATCGGGACTGCGCATACACTGGCGATTTGAATCCAGCTCGGCCCTGGGCGGCGACATCTTCGGGTATCACTGGCTCGACGACGATCATCTCGCACTTTACGTCGCCGATGTAATGGGCCACGGCGTCGGAGCGGCCTTGCTGGCGAGTTCGGTGCAGACCGCACTGCGCAGGCAGACACTCCCCGCGACGCAGTTCAACGAGCCCGTTTCGGTCCTGCGCGGGTTGAACGCGGCCTTCCCCATGGCGCTGCACGCCGACCGATTCTTCACCGCGTGGTACGGCGTGTTGAATCGCCGCACCCGTGAGCTGCGTTACGCCAGCGGCGGGCATCCTTCCGCACTGATGCTCGACCCGTCGGGCGGCATTCACGAATTGAAATCAACCGGAACGATCGTCGGGCTGAACGTCGGTGTGCCCATCGAACAGGCGGGCATTTCGCTGCAACCCGGCGCTCGCCTTTACTTGATGACGGATGGCGTGGTGGAGGTTCGCACGGGCCCCGGCGCGCTCTTGGGGGTCGAGGGCCTCTCACGTATTATTCGCGGTGAAACAAGCGAGAATCGCGTGGACGCCATCCACGAAGCGCTGCGCGCCATGCAGGCGAGCGAGCCTTTTGAAGATGACTTCTCGCTAATCGAAGTGCTGGTTGAATAGGAGGGCTTCCCATGCCGGCGACTGCGGCGATCGAAAAGGCGTTTGCATACCTGGAGCAGAACAAGTCCCGATTCATGGATGAGCTGTTCGACTTCCTGCGGATCGAGAGCATCTCGGCGCAGAAGGAGCACGAGGCCGACAACCGCAAATGCGCCGAATGGGTGAAGAAGCGCTTCGAAGCCGCCGGGCTGAAAGCAGATATCGAGCCGACGACGGGCTGGCCTGCGGTCATCGCACAGGGCGAACAAAGGCCCGGCCGGCCGACGCTGCTGTTCTACGGCCACTACGACGTGCAGCCTGAAGGCGATTTGAACCTCTGGCACACGGGGCCGTTCAAACCGGTGATCAAGGACGGCATGATCGTCTGTCGCGGCTCGGCCGACGACAAGGGACAGGTGTTCTGCGCGATGCTGGCGGCCGAAGCGTGGATGAAGACGGCCGGCTCGTTGCCGGTGAACGTGAAGTTTTGCGTCGAAGGCGAGGAGGAAGTCGGCTCGCCGAACCTGGCGCCGATGATCCGCAAGAATCGCGAGCGACTGGCCTGCGACTACGTCGTGATCCACGACACGGCGCAGGTCGGACTGGGCAAGCCCGCGGTGACAGCGGCGACGAAAGGGCTGGTCTATAAGGAAGTCATCGTGCGCGGCCCGAAGAAGGACCTGCACAGCGGCACCTTCGGCGGCGCGGTTGCCAACCCGGCCAACGTGCTCGCAGCGCTCGTCGCGTCGCTTCACGATGCAGACGGCCGTGTGAATATCCCCGGCTTCTACGACAAGGTGAAGGAAATGTCGGCTGAGGAAGTGAAGATGATGGAGGGGCTCGGCCTGAAGGAGTCCGACCTGCTTGCCGACCTGGGCAGCCCGAAGACCTGGGGCGAAAAGGCATACAGTGTGACCTACCGCCGCTGGGCGCGACCGACGCTGGACGTGAACGGCATCTTCGGCGGCTACATGAAGGAAGGTTCCAGCACGATCATTCCCTCGTTCGCCGGCGCGAAGGTTTCGATGCGCCTGGTTCCCAACCAGACCGGTGCCGAGATCGACAAGCTCTTCGAGGCGGCGGTGAAGGCCCGCCTTCCCGACACGGTGACGTTCGAGATCAAGACGCACGCGAACTGTGACCCGTACCTGGCGGATGTCACGTCGGCCGGCATGAAAGCCGCGCGGCAGGCGGTGGCGATGGGCTTTAACAAGGACGCGACCCTGATCCGCGAAGGCGGCAGTCTCCCCATTTTGCCCATGCTGAAGGAAGTGCTGGGGGCCGACAGCCTGATGATGGGTTACGCCCAGCCGAACTGCAACGCTCATTCGCCGAACGAGTTTTTCCACGTGAGCGATTTCGAGTCGGGCATGCGCGCGTCAGCCGCGTTTCTGGGCCTGATGGGTACGGGCGCGTAGTTACGGGACGAAGTCGCGCCGCATCGGCAGTTTCCGCGCGACGCGGCCCGCGCGCTCACTTGGCAATCGATCTCATACCGACTCTTCGCAAGGCCGATATGTTCTTCGGCGGCGGAGCCGTTGCGTGGTTTCTCGAACAAACAGCCGTGGTCGTTTTCGGAGCAGCGACATTCGGCGCGGGTCAAGAGCTTGCTGCGCGGGGCGATATCGCGCGGCGCGAGGCGTTCTCCCATGCGAAAGAATCAGACGGCAATCAGTCTTGGTGTTGCGATTGTTTCATTGTGCTGGGCCTCGGCCGCGCACGCACAGTTCGGGAGCATCCAGCAGTTCCTCTTTCGCGGCTCCGAGTACCTGTTCGACCGTGACTTCATCTCCAGCCCGCAGGGCGGGCCGCTCTTCGACAACAACATCTTTGAGCAGCGCGTCGAGTACAACCGAACCGGCGATGGCTACACCTACGAGTCGTTCCGCTTCTTCGGGCCGGACAGTTTCGACAATCCCAACACGCTCGATCTTGGGCCGCTCAAGGTCGTCCTTGGTCGCGATCCGGCCGTGGTGCAATCCCCACAGCCGATCGGTATTCATGACCGAATCGGCTACACGACGCGATTCATCCCGGAGCTTTTCTTCAGTTCGCAGACCGGCCAGCGAAACTTTGACATCTTCAGTGGCCAGACCGCGTTCGTGCCGGTTCCCCTGAATTACACCATCACGCTCGATGCCGGTGTCCAGAACATGGAATGGACCGGCAACGCGTTGATCGACGCCGATGCCAAGATAAACGCATTGGGCTTCTATGATTTTGAGCTCAGCTTTATCAACGTCGGAAACTACACCGCGGACGGATATCTGTTGCATGATGAGCAGGTCACGGACTTTGATTCCGGGCCCATTAACGTGAAGGGCAACATCCTGCTTGATGCCGTGGCCGGCATGCTTCAATTGAATGGAAATCCCGCGACAGCCGTTCCGCCTCGCATCGGGTCGTCGGCGTCGGGCAAGGGCAAGACTGTTGACGAACTCATGGTGCAGGTTGAAGCCGGTGAGCCAATCACTGACGAAGAGCTCTCCTTCCTCGTTCAGCAGATGTTCGTCACGGCATTCAAGAACGACCCGCTCGGTTTCATCATGAACGGGCTGCCCGAAGTGGTTCCAGGCTTTGAAGGCCTCACCCTGGGCCTGACCCCGAGCAGCGATCCGGCGGCGATCGAGGCCGCCGCTCAAATCAGCGGGACAGACGGCGCCGCGACGGCTGTGCCGGAACCGGGGGTGCTCGTGCTCCTGCTCGTTTCAGCAATGGGGGCCCAGGCGTTTCGTTCCTGGCGGGTCCGCTTCAATCCCGCGCTGTAACACCCGCCGGAACTGGTCAGCGCCGCGTTGAGCATAGGGACGCTTGTTCGTTCGCGACCGAAAAAAATTATGGTTTCTATTCACCCTGCTGGA includes these proteins:
- the rsbP gene encoding Phosphoserine phosphatase RsbP: MLPAPIPDYEQERLADLRALKILDTKPEERFDRIVTLAADIFHAPIAYIALIDSDRQWFKAKCGLTANQTDRSISFCGHAILHTEPLVIPDTTLDERFHDSPLVTQEPHVRFYAGHPLAGPSGQNVGTLCIADRKPRNIDSLSLETFSRLAALAEHELNMLDLITVQRDLIDTQTRLLRMQERMQQELQDAERYVRTLLPPPIHESGLRIHWRFESSSALGGDIFGYHWLDDDHLALYVADVMGHGVGAALLASSVQTALRRQTLPATQFNEPVSVLRGLNAAFPMALHADRFFTAWYGVLNRRTRELRYASGGHPSALMLDPSGGIHELKSTGTIVGLNVGVPIEQAGISLQPGARLYLMTDGVVEVRTGPGALLGVEGLSRIIRGETSENRVDAIHEALRAMQASEPFEDDFSLIEVLVE
- the dapE_2 gene encoding Succinyl-diaminopimelate desuccinylase, producing the protein MPATAAIEKAFAYLEQNKSRFMDELFDFLRIESISAQKEHEADNRKCAEWVKKRFEAAGLKADIEPTTGWPAVIAQGEQRPGRPTLLFYGHYDVQPEGDLNLWHTGPFKPVIKDGMIVCRGSADDKGQVFCAMLAAEAWMKTAGSLPVNVKFCVEGEEEVGSPNLAPMIRKNRERLACDYVVIHDTAQVGLGKPAVTAATKGLVYKEVIVRGPKKDLHSGTFGGAVANPANVLAALVASLHDADGRVNIPGFYDKVKEMSAEEVKMMEGLGLKESDLLADLGSPKTWGEKAYSVTYRRWARPTLDVNGIFGGYMKEGSSTIIPSFAGAKVSMRLVPNQTGAEIDKLFEAAVKARLPDTVTFEIKTHANCDPYLADVTSAGMKAARQAVAMGFNKDATLIREGGSLPILPMLKEVLGADSLMMGYAQPNCNAHSPNEFFHVSDFESGMRASAAFLGLMGTGA
- a CDS encoding Sigma 54 modulation protein / S30EA ribosomal protein, with product MTLTIFVRGVEGGAKLKELADKKFASGLRRFDAVIRKATVKLEDETGPRKQTVDKVCTVELKLVRGGELRVREVGDDFAGVINTALDRVKAALSRSVGRMKRGVGQG
- the menB_1 gene encoding 1,4-Dihydroxy-2-naphthoyl-CoA synthase, encoding MSEYQGKPADSFGFKHIKYEKARNRATVTFNRPAVHNAVNGEMLTELIAAFQDASWDDAVRVLILTGAGDKAFCTGADVKEQAEEFVGEPGKYWKWMGLFIEAHEKLRNLGKPTIARLNGMVVGGGNEFNMSCDLAIAAEDIIIRQVGAARGSVAAAGATQFLPLIVGDRRAREILFLCEEIPAKKALEWGLVNEVVPRAKLDAAVDAMATKLIDKLPTCIRYAKQQLNFWRDLSWHLTIGHARDWLSIHNMAPEVAEGMRAFVEKRPVDYEKVRREIK